In Chitinophaga nivalis, a single genomic region encodes these proteins:
- a CDS encoding helix-turn-helix domain-containing protein translates to MIIPSPVQFEKGTYVGKKVRERHFSHIITSETVFEAHQSSDWHYHVNPHFSHILEGGSKELRKGNSGRQYAGTGLYYHPGEAHQNVDYLPGTRIFNIELGEAFFNRYEVAPPPASLMFEQHHQLNTGGIIRIMREHYLQDNASPLAIDQLCIDLLHPEQETFRCCPEWAAKIKAILYDNWRDPLSLPELAVQLNLHPVTISRYFSKYFGCSAGAYLRRIKIERAIALIRQGRFTLTEIAYECGFTDQAHFTKTFYRMTGWLPRQYRHI, encoded by the coding sequence ATGATCATACCCAGTCCTGTTCAGTTTGAAAAAGGCACTTATGTGGGGAAGAAAGTGAGAGAACGCCATTTCAGCCATATCATTACCAGTGAAACCGTATTTGAAGCCCACCAGTCATCCGACTGGCATTACCATGTTAATCCGCATTTTTCACACATACTGGAAGGAGGTAGCAAAGAGCTGCGCAAAGGGAATTCCGGCAGACAATATGCCGGTACCGGTTTGTATTATCATCCCGGAGAAGCCCATCAGAATGTGGATTACCTGCCGGGTACCCGTATCTTCAATATTGAATTGGGAGAAGCATTTTTTAACAGGTATGAAGTGGCGCCCCCACCGGCTTCTCTGATGTTTGAACAACATCATCAGCTCAATACCGGTGGTATCATCCGTATTATGCGGGAACATTATCTGCAGGACAATGCCTCGCCGCTGGCTATAGATCAGTTGTGTATAGACCTGCTGCATCCGGAGCAGGAAACCTTCCGCTGTTGCCCGGAATGGGCGGCAAAGATAAAAGCGATCCTGTATGATAACTGGCGGGATCCGTTGTCACTACCGGAACTGGCAGTACAGCTGAACCTGCACCCGGTTACGATCTCCCGGTATTTCAGTAAGTATTTTGGCTGTTCGGCAGGAGCATATCTGCGCAGAATAAAAATAGAACGTGCGATCGCCCTTATCAGACAAGGCCGGTTTACCCTCACTGAAATCGCCTATGAATGTGGCTTTACCGATCAGGCACATTTTACCAAAACCTTTTATCGCATGACAGGGTGGTTGCCCCGGCAATACCGGCATATCTGA